The segment GCACGACTATAACGGTGAGGTTGCTCGTTTCATAGGAACTTCTAATGAACCATAACACTCACCAAAAATTACCACTCTTGATTCTTCTCATCGCCTCTCTTCTATTAGGCTTCACCGCTTGCAGCCAGAAACCGGTTAGCAAGCCGCCGATCAAGATCTCTATTGATGTCTGGGCGGGTTATGCGCACGCGTTTATTGCGCAGGAAAAAGGATTTTTTAAGAAGAACGGTGTGGAGGTGCAGCTGGTGTTTGAGAAAAACTACACTACCAGCACGGGTCATTATGTGAATGGGGATGTGGATGGAGTCTTTGAGGTGTTTACAGATGCAATATTACAAAGGGCTTCAGGGAACTATGGAAAAGTTGTTTATGTTGTTGATCGATCCACATCGGGGGATGTCATCATTGGAAGACCTGAAATAAAAGATTTGACGGAGTTGAAATTGAAAAAAGTAGGTGTCGAAGGAGTCAATACCTTTTCCCATCTTTTTGTCATGACGGCCCTGGAAAAGGCTGGGTTGAAAGAGACGGAGCTGAGGTTTGATGTTGTTCCTGCGCACGATGTACTAGAAGCTCTTCAAAGCGGGAAGATAGCTGCCGGCCATACCTACGAGCCGACAAAGTCCAAGGCCTTACAGGCTGGGTATAAAATTT is part of the Deltaproteobacteria bacterium genome and harbors:
- a CDS encoding ABC transporter substrate-binding protein; the protein is MNHNTHQKLPLLILLIASLLLGFTACSQKPVSKPPIKISIDVWAGYAHAFIAQEKGFFKKNGVEVQLVFEKNYTTSTGHYVNGDVDGVFEVFTDAILQRASGNYGKVVYVVDRSTSGDVIIGRPEIKDLTELKLKKVGVEGVNTFSHLFVMTALEKAGLKETELRFDVVPAHDVLEALQSGKIAAGHTYEPTKSKALQAGYKILATAGDTPGIITDVLVLNDRILQERPEEVRAILKSLFEALNFETFHREEALSIMSKAVGMDKAEMASGLHGAKALDLIENKRAMRRDSGVESLASVGEVIANFYLERGQLSSLPDMDQVIDARFVEALENK